Within Thermus sp. CCB_US3_UF1, the genomic segment GACGGCAAGCCCTCGGCCCTCACCCTGCCCAGCGGGGAGGTCTACAAAAACGCCTGGGGCCTGGACCCCCTCATCCTGGCGGAAACCCTCAAGGAGGCCACCCTGGCCCGGCGGGAGGGGATCCCCATCCACACCTTCATGCTGGCCCGGGAGCCGGAACTTCTGGCCTTCGTGAAGAAGCTTTCCCAGATCACCCGGGGAAAGGCCTACCTGACCCACCCCCGGAACATCGGCAAGTACCTCCTCCTGGACTTCCTCAACAAGAAGGTCCGGGCCAACTGAAGCCATGGGCAAGGCCCCCCCACCCAAGACCGCCCTGGCCCTTCGGCTGAGCCTCCTGCTGGAAAGGCTGCGCCACCCTAGGCTCCACCCCAAACCCCCGCCGGCCCTGGTACGGGCCCACCTCGAGGCCCACACCCCCTTGCGCCTGGACCTCCCCTACTACGCCGCCCAAGGGGAAAAGGGGTATACCCTGGTGCCCTGGGACCCCTACATGGCGGAGGCGGAGGAAACCCTGGCCGGGCTGTAGGGGCCGTGTGCGCCCGTCACCCCTGGCGGCCTCGAGGGGTGCAAGACTAAGGGCATGGCCAGCTGGACAGGGCCCAAGGCTTTCCTCACCGGCCTCCTCCTGGCCCTCCCCTGGGGCCTGGCCCAGGAATGGCGCCTCACCCGCAGCCAAAGCCTCACCGCAGGCGGGGCCCAGGCCTGGCGTTACACCCTTTCCCCCACGGGCAAGGAAGCCCAGGCCCTCTGGCGCGCCCTCGCCCAGGGGTACCAGGCCCAGCTGCGCTCGGGGTACCGGGTGGACCTGGGCGCCTGGCGGACCTATTTCCTCGGGGGGAGGCTTAGGGTAGAGCCCCACTGCCCCAGGGTCAACGCCGCCTGCTTTTCCTTCATCGCCCTTCCCTGGGACAAGGCCCGGCTGGACCGGTTCCTTTTGGAGCTCTCCGCCCTCCTGGACCAGGCCCTGGCCCAGGCGCGGCACACGGGGGGCGTGGTGGTGCTGACGCGGCTTTTCCGCCTGGAGCTTTCCAAGGGAAGCCCACCCCCTTACCCGGCCACGCCCTCGGGATGGCGGCCCTAGGGCTAGACTAGGGGCATGGCCTGGGTGCAGCGGCGGACAAGGCGGCAAGGCCCGGCCAGGAGGCCTGGGCATCCCCAAAGGGCATGGGCTTGGACGTGAGGGGGCTCCATCTGGGCCTGGTGGCCTACCCGGGCCTGGGGGGAAGCGGCATCGTGGCCACGGAGCTGGCGGACCGGCTGGCCAGGGCCGGCCACCGGGTCTACCTTTTCGCCACGGAAAGGCCCTTCCGCCTGCCCAAGGAGAGCCCCGTGGCCTTCGTGCCCGTGGACCTGCCCTTCTACCCCGTCTTCCCGGGGCCGCTTTACACCCTTTCCCTGGCGGGGGTACTGGAACGGGAAGCGCAAAGGCTGGGGCTGGACCTGGTCCACACCCACTACGCCATCCCCCACGCCGCCGCCGCCTACCTGGCCTTTGGGGAAGGCTTTCCCCTGGTCCATACCCTGCACGGCACCGACGTTTCCGTCCTGGGCATGGACCCGGCCTTCCACGGCCCCACCCGCCGGGCCCTCATGGCGGCCCGGGCCACCACCGCGGTGAGCCGGGCCCTGGCCCTGGAGGCGGAGCGGGCCTTTGGCATAAGGCCGCGGGTCATCCACAACGCCGTGGACCCCGAGCGGTTTCGCCCGCGGCCCGAACGCAAGCGGCTTTACGCCGAGGAAGGGGAGTGGCTTTTGGTCCACGCCTCCAACTTCCGCCCCATCAAGCGGGTGCCGGACCTGGTAAGGGCCTTCGCCAAGGTGCGGCGCCGGGTAAGGGCGCGGCTCCTCCTCCTGGGCAAGGGGCCCGAGGAGGCGGAGGTCCGCCGGGTAGCGGAGGAGCTAGGGGTCTCCCCCTACGTGGCCTTCCACCCCCCCACCCCCCACCCCGAGGCGGTCCTGGGGGCGGCGGACCTCTTCCTCCTGGCCTCGGAGGAGGAGTCCTTTGGCCAGGCGGCCCTCGAGGCCCTGGCCTGCGGGGTGCCGGTGGTGGCCACCGCGGTGGGCGGGGTGACGGAGCTGGTGCGGCCCGAGGTGGGGCGGCTGGTGGAGCTGGGGGACCTGGAGGGCTTGGCCGAGGCGGTGCTGGAGCTCCTCTATAGCCCCGAGCGGGAACGGATGCGGCGGCGGGCCCGGGAGTACGCGATAGCCGAGTACCACCCGGACAAGATCACCGCCCAGTACCTCCAGGTGTACGAGGAAGCCCTAGGCTAGGCCCGGGCCACCACCTCCTTCTTGGCCTTCCGGGTGGAGCGCTTGGCCTTCGGGTGGGCGGCGCGGGCCTCGAGGGCCCCCAACCCCCCCACCAAGGCCAGGTCCAGCACCTCGTCCAGCCCTTCCACGAAGTGGAAGGTCATGTTCTGGCGCAGGGGCTTGGGGATGTCGGAGAGGTCGGGCTCGTTGGCCTTGGGGAGGATCACCTCGCGGATGCCGGCCCGCCTGGCCCCCAGGACCTTCTCCTTGACCCCGCCAATGGGCAAGACCCGGCCCGTGAGGGTGATCTCCCCGGTCATGGCGATGTCGTGGCGCACGGGCACCCCCGTGAGGGCGGAGACCAGGGCGCTTACCAGGGCCACCCCGGCGGAAGGCCCCTCCTTGGGAATGGCCCCCGCGGGCACGTGGATGTGGATGTCCGAGGCCTCAAACCGCTCCAGGGGGATGCCGAAGCGCTCGGCGTTCCGCTTGGCGTAGGAGAGGGCCGCCCGGGCCGACTCCTTCATCACGTCCCCCAGCTGCCCGGTGAGGATCAGGTTGCCCTTGCCGGGCATGACGCTCACCTCCACGAACATGATGTCCCCCCCCACCGGGGTGTAGTACATCCCCGTGGCCACCCCCACCTGGGGCTCCCGGGCCTCGGTCTCGGGGAGGTGGCGGGGCGGGCCCAGGTAGCGCTCCAGGTCCTTTTCCGTGATACGCACCCGCTTCTTGCCCTCCTCCAGGATCTGCCGCGCCGCCTTGCGCAACAGGGCCCCGATCTCCCGCTCCAGCTGCCGCACCCCCGCCTCCCGGGTGTAGTGGGTGATGAGGCGCATCAAGGCGGCTTCCGTCACCACCACCTGCCCCTCGGCAAGGCCCGTTTCCCGCATCTGCCGGGGCAGGAGGTAGCGCTTGGCGATCTCCAGCTTCTCCTGCTCAATGTAGCTGGTGAACTCGATGGCCTCCATCCGGTCCCAGAGGGGGGCGGGGATGTTCTGGGGGAAGTTGGCGGTGCAGATGAACATCACCTCGGAAAGGTCAAAGGGCACCCCCAGGTAGTGGTCCACAAACTCCTTGTTCTGGGCGGGGTCCAAGACCTCCAGGAGGGCCGCGGCCGGATCCCCCTGGTAGGAGATGCCCAGCTTGTCCACCTCGTCCAGGAGGAAGACGGGGTTCTTGGTGCCCGCCTGCCGCAGGCCCTGGATGATGCGGCCCGGCATGGCCCCGATGTAGGTGCGGCGGTGGCCCCGGATGTCGGACTCGTCCCTCACCCCGCCTAAGGAGATGCGCACGTACTTGCGGCCCAAGGCCTCGGCGATGCTCTTGGCGATGGAGGTCTTCCCCACCCCCGGGGGCCCCACGAAGAGGAGGATGGGGCCCTTGTTCACCTCCTCGGGAGGGATCTCCCCCCGCTTGGCCCGCTCCACCTTGAGCTTGCGCACCGCCAGGAACTCCAAGACCCGGTCCTTCACCTTATCCAGGCCGTAGTGGTCCCGCTCCAGGATCTCCTTGGCCCGGGCCAGGTCCAGGTTATCCTCGGTGCGCCGGTTCCAGGGAAGGTGGACGATCCAGTCCAGGTAGGTGCGGATGACGCTGGCCTCGGCGGAATCGGGGTGCATGCGGGCGAAGCGGTTGAGTTCCCGCTCCACCTCCTGGCGCACCACCGGGGGGAGGTCCAGCTCCTCCACCTTTTTGCGGAACTCCTCCACCTCCTCCGCCCCTTCCTCCCCGTGGAGCTCCCGCTGGATGGCCTTCATCTGCTCCCGGAGGAAGTATTCCCGTTGGTTGCGGTCAATCTCCTCCTTGACCTGCTGCTGGATGCGGCGCTGGGTTTCCACCAGGTCCAGCTCCGCCTGCAACAGGACCAGGACCCGCCGCAGCCGCTCGGCCACGTCGGCGGTTTCCAGGATCCTCTGC encodes:
- the bshA gene encoding N-acetyl-alpha-D-glucosaminyl L-malate synthase BshA, translated to MGLDVRGLHLGLVAYPGLGGSGIVATELADRLARAGHRVYLFATERPFRLPKESPVAFVPVDLPFYPVFPGPLYTLSLAGVLEREAQRLGLDLVHTHYAIPHAAAAYLAFGEGFPLVHTLHGTDVSVLGMDPAFHGPTRRALMAARATTAVSRALALEAERAFGIRPRVIHNAVDPERFRPRPERKRLYAEEGEWLLVHASNFRPIKRVPDLVRAFAKVRRRVRARLLLLGKGPEEAEVRRVAEELGVSPYVAFHPPTPHPEAVLGAADLFLLASEEESFGQAALEALACGVPVVATAVGGVTELVRPEVGRLVELGDLEGLAEAVLELLYSPERERMRRRAREYAIAEYHPDKITAQYLQVYEEALG
- the lon gene encoding endopeptidase La, producing the protein MLPETLPVCPVRGSVIYPTMVMPIDASRPISIRAIDEALARERVLLIVSQRDKEVEVPKPSDLYEVGTACNILKMRKNPDGSVQVLVQAFARVRVKEWLDLHDHLEAKGEVVADLPGEATLVKALVREVKDKFQALLKEGKYLAPEASQFILNLEDPSQLADYIAFHMDFRLEDKQRILETADVAERLRRVLVLLQAELDLVETQRRIQQQVKEEIDRNQREYFLREQMKAIQRELHGEEGAEEVEEFRKKVEELDLPPVVRQEVERELNRFARMHPDSAEASVIRTYLDWIVHLPWNRRTEDNLDLARAKEILERDHYGLDKVKDRVLEFLAVRKLKVERAKRGEIPPEEVNKGPILLFVGPPGVGKTSIAKSIAEALGRKYVRISLGGVRDESDIRGHRRTYIGAMPGRIIQGLRQAGTKNPVFLLDEVDKLGISYQGDPAAALLEVLDPAQNKEFVDHYLGVPFDLSEVMFICTANFPQNIPAPLWDRMEAIEFTSYIEQEKLEIAKRYLLPRQMRETGLAEGQVVVTEAALMRLITHYTREAGVRQLEREIGALLRKAARQILEEGKKRVRITEKDLERYLGPPRHLPETEAREPQVGVATGMYYTPVGGDIMFVEVSVMPGKGNLILTGQLGDVMKESARAALSYAKRNAERFGIPLERFEASDIHIHVPAGAIPKEGPSAGVALVSALVSALTGVPVRHDIAMTGEITLTGRVLPIGGVKEKVLGARRAGIREVILPKANEPDLSDIPKPLRQNMTFHFVEGLDEVLDLALVGGLGALEARAAHPKAKRSTRKAKKEVVARA